One Purpureocillium takamizusanense chromosome 1, complete sequence genomic window carries:
- a CDS encoding uncharacterized protein (COG:S~EggNog:ENOG503NY8R~BUSCO:EOG09263G4R), with protein MSGFHIPGLGQAKPNESLPPVAADAMSATAAAASAASEEHMADVEPLTTEPPAPATEPAPSSVHETGVPVESQGVTLDHATTEDSMAVDKAESPSLTSALEAAIGGLGETTSEITTTTTAPSALEAAISELGETTCETAMSTTAQSQPLPQEPSGTTELQNDEGENPEWEVDSSPYESSTDSSSSDSSDEGGYELLGLEETARLLMDAEAGGSDDEGERGRPGNANQLRTKNELAEEAIPRPDVTITTDMRIEELGSVEHIVENIMLIKAFTPGEYQVLDTGSVLCNAERVVIGAVAETIGKVLQPMYTVRFNSKDEIKELGVELGAKIFYPVDHASFVFTEPLKNTKGSDASNIHDEEVGDDEMEFSDDEKEAEYKRSIKQRKNKNKAGAGGDGGARGGFRGAHPLRQEVSASSDTLNYDDDDGPYKPLTRPPGFGAGGPSSEPVELPPRPGLHRGGRRGDLRGRGGRGRGGPGRGGRGGGNNQARDGYSQAPQGYGQYPQHAQQPQQQPAWRPVSPQPGHQSQAAPSMPAFGFQFPGWPQPQGQQGVPAPGTLPPPPPPPPPGWPGQQQPQQQQQQQAGGGAFVNPALLAALMSQMQAQGGGQQWGGQYQHPPPS; from the coding sequence ATGTCCGGCTTTCACATTCCCGGTCTCGGGCAGGCTAAGCCTAACGAATCCCTGCCGCctgttgccgccgatgccatgagtgcgaccgccgccgccgccagtgctGCATCAGAGGAGCacatggccgacgtcgaACCTTTGACCACGGAACCTCCAGCACCAGCCACGGAGCCTGCACCAAGCTCCGTACATGAAACTGGCGTGCCGGTCGAATCGCAAGGCGTAACACTAGACCATGCCACGACTGAAGACTCAATGGCGGTTGACAAGGCGGAGAGTCCGTCATTAACATCTGCGCTAGAGGCAGCTAttggcgggctcggcgaAACGACATCCGAAATCACGACAACGAccacggcgccatcggcattGGAGGCCGCCATTAGTGAACTGGGCGAGACGACATGCGAAACGGCAATGTCGACTACTGCGCAGTCACAACCACTGCCGCAAGAGCCATCAGGCACTACAGAGCTACAaaacgacgagggcgagaaCCCTGAATGGGAAGTCGACTCTTCGCCATACGAGTCCTCGACCGATTCAAGCAGTTCAGACTCCTCCGATGAAGGGGGCTACGAActccttggcctcgaagAAACCGCACGCCTGCTCATGGACGCGGAGGCTGGGgggtccgacgacgagggcgaacGCGGACGGCCAGGTAACGCCAATCAGCTACGCACGAAAAATGAGCTCGCGGAAGAGGCAATTCCCCGGCCTGATGTTACCATAACCACGGACATGAGGATTGAGGAACTAGGTTCGGTGGAGCACATTGTCGAAAACATTATGCTCATCAAGGCCTTCACTCCAGGCGAATACCAAGTCCTCGACACTGGCTCCGTGCTCTGCAACGCGGAACGCGTCGTCATTGGTGCTGTCGCCGAGACCATTGGCAAGGTTCTTCAGCCCATGTATACGGTGCGCTTCAACTCAAAAGACGAGATCAAGGAGCTAGGAGTTGAGTTGGGTGCCAAGATTTTCTATCCCGTCGATCACGCATCGTTCGTCTTCACCGAACCGCTAAAGAACACGAAGGGCTCGGACGCGAGTAACATTCATGATGAGGAggtgggcgacgatgagatGGAATTCTCTGACGACGAAAAGGAAGCCGAATATAAGCGCTCCATCAAGCAAAGAAAGAACAAGAACAAGGCTGGTGCCGgaggcgatggaggcgcgCGGGGCGGCTTCAGAGGGGCTCATCCGCTGCGACAGGAGGTCAGCGCGTCCTCTGACACGCTCAACtacgatgatgatgatgggccgTACAAGCCGTTGACACGGCCACCGGGTTTCGGCGCTGGAGGTCCCTCGAGCGAGCCGGTCGAGCTACCGCCTCGGCCCGGTCTCCACCGcggtggccggcgcggcgaccTCCGTGGCAGAGGCGGCAGGGGAAGAGGTGGGcctggacgcggcggacggggagGCGGGAACAACCAGGCGAGGGATGGCTACTCCCAGGCGCCTCAGGGATACGGGCAGTATCCCCAACATGCGCAACAACCACAGCAGCAACCCGCATGGAGACCTGTTTCACCTCAACCTGGTCATCAGTCacaggcggcgccgtctaTGCCGGCCTTTGGCTTCCAGTTTCCAGGCTGGCCACAACCCCAAGGCCAGCAAGGGGTTCCTGCCCCTGGTAcactgccgccaccgccaccgccaccgcctccagGCTGGCCTGGTCAACAAcaaccgcagcagcagcagcagcagcaggctggAGGCGGTGCTTTTGTTAACCCAGCTCTGCTCGCTGCCCTAATGAGCCAGATGCAGGCGCAAGGGGGTGGTCAGCAATGGGGCGGGCAATACCAGCATCCGCCTCCGTCTTAG